Proteins found in one Planococcus citri chromosome 2, ihPlaCitr1.1, whole genome shotgun sequence genomic segment:
- the LOC135835367 gene encoding uncharacterized protein LOC135835367 has protein sequence MSSWKSYLFAFFVIAIVDQINTTPPDIRDEIKIKSSIGSKYGLSARNDPPPETTTTEDPTTTTKGPTTTTEKPTKSPTTTTESPAHNEFAKFTLVSTGSKQYKVKEAALEHGKWWLGSTSNPVSENHINTLTFGNWSPLTIGGIPLTGSSEGVKGRFKIKNLQGLVALVVDFEVVGKKQPKIALSGATSCSGGPHGDQPNIIDITCD, from the exons ATGTCGTCGTGGAAATCTTATTTATTCGCATTTTTTGTGATCGCAATAGTTGACCAGATAAACACAACTCCTCCAGATATCCGAGATGAAATAAAGATCAAAAGTTCAATAGGTTCAAAATATGGCTTATCCGCTAGAAATGATCCTCCTCCTGAAACAACAACTACCGAAGATCCAACAACAACTACCAAAGGTCCAACAACCACTACAGAAAAACCGACAAAAAGTCCCACAACAACTACTGAAAGTCCTGCCCACAATGAATTCGCCAAGTTTACGCTCGTGTCGACTGGTTCAAAACAATACAAAGTGAAGGAAGCTGCACTGGAACATGGAAAATGGTGGTTAG GTTCTACAAGCAATCCAGTTTCCGAAAACCATATAAATACGTTGACGTTTGGAAACTGGTCGCCACTTACAATTGGAGGAATCCCACTAACTGGTTCAAGTGAAGGTGTAAAAGGccgtttcaaaatcaaaaatctgcaaGGACTTGTTGCATTAGTGGTAGACTTCGAAGTGGTGGGGAAAAAACAACCTAAAATTGCCTTATCTGGAGCAACTTCCTGTTCCGGTGGACCACACGGCGATCAACCTAACATCATTGATATCACATGTGATTAG